The following proteins are encoded in a genomic region of Streptomyces sp. SLBN-31:
- a CDS encoding NADH-quinone oxidoreductase subunit L: MTTTTLAVLVPLLPFLGAAAGLLLGRTAPGFVRPLAVLPALTSLVLAVLVAVRQGGDQAVNAHTELTPTGSVPIELALHIDGFAALVAILVAVVASCVQIYSTGYLRDDPRYPSYAALVSLFTSAMLLVVYSGDLIVLLVGWEVMGICSYFLVGHYWETPEARAASIKAFLVTKLGDVPFLIGLFALATEAGSFRITTILGTVAHGGLDHPTLIALLLLAGVAGKSAQFPLHSWLPDAMAGPTPVSALIHAATMVAAGVYFIARLLPVFEASRAAMVVLAVMAAVTMVGSGLAALAQDDIKRVLAYSTIGQLGYMTGALSVGDRSAAVFHLLTHGAFKALLFLAAGVIIHAAGTNSLAAMSRLSGLRDRVPDAFWTMTVALLALAAIPPFSGFFSKESVLGAAEHVATGHTEHAPGVAGWITLVAGMVAALLTAAYATRLWLLAFHGRGAEAPDHGRQPLTMTVVLWVLAVPSLALGAFSYRPLPDWFDGRDLTPTLTTSVVGTGVALVGGIVTYAAWRHTTSLAARVPLGAVAAHPEGDAGQVEAEAIASHAPAYGGVAYAPDPADPGRLLLGPLHRHAAVGFHLDAVYAALFVRPVQAGASLVRFLDREVVETYVRGAGALPRLLGAAVRRAQTGNVQTYVSALLAGTVVLAVAALLVATGA; encoded by the coding sequence GTGACCACCACCACCCTCGCCGTCCTCGTCCCGCTCCTGCCGTTCCTGGGAGCCGCAGCGGGCCTGCTGCTGGGTCGCACGGCCCCCGGCTTCGTCCGTCCGCTCGCCGTCCTGCCGGCTCTCACCTCCTTGGTGCTGGCGGTGCTCGTCGCCGTGCGCCAGGGCGGCGACCAAGCCGTGAACGCCCACACCGAACTGACGCCCACCGGCTCGGTCCCCATCGAACTCGCCCTGCACATCGACGGCTTCGCCGCCCTCGTCGCCATCCTGGTCGCTGTCGTCGCGTCCTGCGTGCAGATCTACTCGACGGGCTACCTGCGCGACGACCCGCGCTACCCCTCCTACGCCGCGCTCGTCTCGCTGTTCACCTCCGCGATGCTGCTCGTCGTCTACTCCGGCGACCTGATCGTGCTGCTGGTCGGCTGGGAAGTCATGGGCATCTGCTCCTACTTCCTGGTCGGCCACTACTGGGAGACCCCGGAAGCCCGCGCCGCCTCCATCAAGGCCTTCCTCGTCACCAAGCTCGGTGACGTCCCCTTCCTCATCGGCCTGTTCGCCCTCGCCACCGAGGCCGGCTCCTTCCGGATCACGACGATCCTCGGCACCGTCGCGCACGGCGGCCTCGACCACCCGACCCTGATCGCCCTGCTGCTCCTTGCGGGCGTGGCGGGCAAGTCGGCGCAGTTCCCGCTGCACTCCTGGCTCCCCGACGCCATGGCCGGCCCGACACCCGTCTCCGCGCTGATCCACGCCGCGACGATGGTGGCCGCCGGTGTCTACTTCATCGCCCGTCTCCTCCCGGTGTTCGAGGCCTCCCGGGCCGCCATGGTCGTCCTCGCCGTCATGGCCGCCGTCACGATGGTCGGTTCGGGCCTCGCCGCGCTCGCCCAGGACGACATCAAGCGCGTCCTCGCGTACTCGACGATCGGCCAGCTCGGCTACATGACCGGCGCCCTCTCCGTCGGTGACCGCTCGGCCGCCGTCTTCCACCTCCTCACGCACGGCGCCTTCAAGGCGCTGCTCTTCCTCGCGGCCGGCGTGATCATCCACGCCGCCGGCACCAACTCGCTGGCCGCCATGTCCCGCCTGAGCGGGCTGCGCGACCGCGTCCCCGACGCCTTCTGGACGATGACCGTGGCGCTGCTCGCGCTCGCCGCGATCCCGCCCTTCAGCGGCTTCTTCTCCAAGGAGTCCGTCCTGGGCGCCGCCGAGCACGTCGCCACCGGCCACACCGAGCACGCGCCCGGCGTCGCGGGCTGGATCACCCTCGTCGCCGGAATGGTCGCGGCCCTGCTCACCGCCGCGTACGCGACGCGCCTGTGGCTGCTGGCCTTCCACGGCCGGGGCGCCGAGGCCCCCGACCACGGAAGGCAGCCCCTCACCATGACCGTGGTGCTGTGGGTGCTCGCCGTCCCGTCCCTCGCCCTCGGCGCCTTCTCCTACCGACCGCTGCCCGACTGGTTCGACGGCCGCGACCTCACGCCGACGCTGACCACCTCCGTCGTCGGCACGGGCGTCGCCCTGGTCGGCGGCATCGTCACCTACGCGGCCTGGCGCCACACCACCAGCCTCGCGGCCCGCGTGCCGCTCGGGGCGGTCGCGGCCCATCCGGAAGGCGACGCCGGGCAGGTCGAGGCCGAGGCCATCGCCAGCCACGCGCCCGCCTACGGGGGAGTGGCCTACGCGCCCGACCCCGCCGACCCCGGTCGTCTGCTGCTCGGTCCGCTGCACCGGCACGCGGCCGTCGGCTTCCACCTCGACGCCGTGTACGCGGCCCTCTTCGTCCGCCCGGTCCAGGCCGGTGCGAGCCTCGTCCGGTTCCTGGACCGCGAGGTCGTCGAAACCTACGTACGCGGCGCGGGCGCCCTACCCCGACTGCTGGGTGCCGCCGTACGGCGGGCCCAGACAGGCAATGTGCAGACCTATGTGAGCGCGCTGCTCGCAGGCACCGTCGTCCTGGCGGTCGCCGCCCTCCTCGTCGCCACGGGAGCGTGA
- a CDS encoding complex I subunit 1 family protein, whose product MTDAVDVALRLLIVFVVFLTFPLIVGQTEHKVMAHMQGRLGPMYAGGFHGWAQLVADGVKFAQKEDVVPAGADRRIFQLAPAVALLPYLLVLVAIPIGPDEGAVGQVLDAGIFFVLAVMGVGVLGSLMAGWASANKFSLLGGLRTAAQLLAYELPMLLAAASVAMAAGTVSLPGILDAFEWWWLPWQIVGAVVFFVAGLAELQRPPFDMPVADSEIIFGAYTEYTGLRFALFLLAEYAGIIVLCGLTTVLFLGGWHGLWGADGLGWVWTLLKTAVLAFLVIWLRVTYPRLREDQLQKLSWTLLVPLSLAQIALTGIVKVVIQ is encoded by the coding sequence GTGACGGACGCTGTCGACGTCGCCCTGCGACTCCTGATCGTCTTCGTCGTCTTCCTCACCTTCCCCCTGATCGTGGGTCAGACCGAGCACAAGGTCATGGCCCACATGCAGGGCCGCCTCGGTCCGATGTACGCCGGCGGCTTCCACGGCTGGGCCCAACTCGTCGCCGACGGCGTGAAGTTCGCGCAGAAGGAAGACGTCGTGCCCGCGGGCGCGGACCGCCGCATCTTCCAGCTCGCTCCGGCCGTCGCCCTCCTGCCGTACCTCCTCGTCCTCGTCGCCATCCCCATCGGCCCGGACGAGGGCGCCGTCGGCCAGGTCCTGGACGCCGGCATCTTCTTCGTCCTCGCCGTGATGGGCGTCGGCGTCCTCGGTTCGCTCATGGCCGGCTGGGCCTCCGCCAACAAGTTCTCCCTCCTCGGCGGCCTGCGCACCGCCGCCCAGCTCCTCGCCTACGAACTCCCGATGCTGCTGGCCGCCGCCTCCGTCGCGATGGCCGCCGGCACCGTCTCCCTGCCGGGCATCCTCGACGCCTTCGAGTGGTGGTGGCTGCCGTGGCAGATCGTCGGCGCGGTCGTCTTCTTCGTCGCCGGGCTCGCCGAACTCCAGCGGCCGCCCTTCGACATGCCCGTCGCCGACTCGGAGATCATCTTCGGCGCCTACACCGAGTACACCGGTCTGCGTTTCGCCCTGTTCCTCCTCGCCGAGTACGCCGGAATCATCGTCCTGTGCGGCCTGACCACCGTCCTGTTCCTGGGCGGCTGGCACGGCCTCTGGGGCGCCGACGGCCTCGGCTGGGTCTGGACCCTGCTCAAGACGGCCGTCCTCGCCTTCCTCGTGATCTGGCTCCGCGTCACCTACCCCCGCCTGCGCGAGGACCAGCTGCAGAAGCTCTCCTGGACCCTCCTCGTCCCCCTCTCCCTCGCCCAGATCGCCCTCACCGGCATCGTCAAGGTGGTGATCCAGTAA
- a CDS encoding NADH-quinone oxidoreductase subunit J, with translation MTHPVAVPLAAAQHGFLSPTGVEIAFLLVGLATFGAALVTVTTRQLVHAALWLVVALGGLAVEYLLLTAEFIAWVQVLIYVGSVVVLLLFGLMLTRAPIGRSPDADSGNRWAALTVAVAAAAALIWVVVDAFRTTWVDLDGPAAGSTAVTGASLFQNWVLPFEALSVLLLAALVGAIVLSRKAKAESSLPPVNSRAATGGSPSVPDSRNHPIEGNPGSRAAKSATGTHRVAGPDPAADSHPADQEGAR, from the coding sequence ATGACCCATCCGGTCGCCGTGCCTCTCGCCGCCGCGCAGCACGGCTTCCTCTCGCCGACCGGCGTCGAGATCGCGTTCCTCCTCGTCGGCCTGGCCACCTTCGGCGCCGCGCTGGTCACCGTCACCACCCGACAACTGGTGCACGCCGCCCTGTGGCTGGTGGTCGCCCTCGGTGGCCTCGCCGTGGAGTACCTCCTGCTCACCGCCGAGTTCATCGCATGGGTGCAGGTCCTCATCTACGTCGGTTCCGTCGTGGTCCTCCTCCTGTTCGGTCTGATGCTCACCAGGGCCCCCATCGGGCGCTCCCCGGACGCCGACTCCGGCAATCGCTGGGCCGCCCTCACCGTCGCCGTCGCCGCCGCGGCCGCCCTGATCTGGGTCGTCGTCGATGCCTTCCGCACCACCTGGGTCGATCTGGACGGGCCGGCCGCCGGTTCCACCGCCGTCACCGGGGCGAGCCTCTTCCAGAACTGGGTCCTCCCCTTCGAGGCCCTCTCCGTCCTCCTCCTCGCCGCTCTGGTCGGCGCGATCGTCCTGTCCCGAAAGGCGAAGGCCGAGTCGAGCCTTCCCCCTGTGAACTCCCGAGCGGCGACCGGTGGTTCCCCATCTGTCCCGGATTCCCGTAATCACCCGATCGAGGGAAACCCCGGGAGCCGAGCGGCAAAGTCGGCCACGGGGACTCACCGCGTCGCGGGTCCGGACCCGGCCGCGGACTCCCACCCGGCCGACCAGGAAGGCGCCCGCTGA
- a CDS encoding sensor domain-containing protein has protein sequence MTEGFSRPDRAPEGADDRLPPARFAYDPHTWKEIAHLLANLPLALFGFVYVVTVLFTGFWLTVTVIGFPLLAAGLMGARLWARLERRRARALLGVHIDEPSPLPGREAAGGLLPKLWMVVKDPVAWRTVLYDVIRLPWGILTFTVTLTSLFVLWPVLPFIARGLANADRAMVRGLLSPSDELERRIAELESDRGVVVDTANADLRRIERDLHDGAQARLVNLAMGLGLAKEKLLEDPDAAAEMVAEAHGEVKLALQELRDLARGIHPAVLTDRGLDAALSSVASRCTVPVKVTVDLGSRPAAAIEGIAYFTVSELLQNISKHSGAKTASVEVWRADSRLLIQVEDDGRGGARLDGGSGLRGLADRLDAVDGLFVIDSPQGGPTVVTAELPWRDRPAGEK, from the coding sequence ATGACCGAAGGATTCTCGCGCCCGGACCGGGCCCCGGAAGGCGCCGACGACCGTCTGCCGCCCGCCCGCTTCGCCTACGACCCGCACACCTGGAAGGAGATCGCGCATCTGCTGGCGAACCTTCCGCTGGCGCTGTTCGGGTTCGTGTACGTCGTGACGGTGCTGTTCACCGGGTTCTGGCTGACCGTGACGGTGATCGGGTTCCCATTGCTCGCGGCGGGGCTGATGGGCGCGCGACTGTGGGCGCGGCTGGAGCGGCGGCGGGCCAGGGCGCTGCTCGGGGTGCACATCGACGAGCCGAGCCCGTTGCCCGGGCGGGAGGCGGCGGGCGGCCTCCTCCCCAAGCTGTGGATGGTGGTGAAGGATCCGGTCGCCTGGCGCACGGTGCTGTACGACGTCATCCGGCTGCCGTGGGGCATCCTCACCTTCACCGTCACGCTGACCTCGTTGTTCGTGCTGTGGCCGGTGCTGCCGTTCATCGCGCGGGGGCTGGCGAACGCCGACCGGGCGATGGTGCGCGGCTTGCTGTCGCCCTCCGACGAGCTCGAGCGGCGGATCGCGGAACTGGAGTCGGACCGGGGGGTCGTGGTCGACACGGCGAACGCGGACCTGCGGCGCATCGAGCGCGATCTGCACGACGGGGCGCAGGCCCGGCTGGTCAATCTGGCGATGGGGCTGGGGCTGGCCAAGGAGAAGCTGCTGGAGGATCCCGACGCGGCGGCGGAGATGGTCGCCGAGGCACACGGCGAGGTGAAGCTCGCGCTGCAGGAGCTGCGGGACCTGGCCCGCGGCATCCATCCCGCCGTACTGACGGACCGGGGGCTCGATGCCGCGCTCTCGTCGGTCGCCTCGCGCTGCACGGTCCCCGTGAAGGTGACGGTCGATCTCGGCTCCCGGCCGGCCGCGGCGATCGAGGGCATCGCCTACTTCACCGTCTCCGAGCTGCTGCAGAACATCAGCAAGCACAGCGGGGCGAAGACCGCGTCCGTGGAGGTGTGGCGGGCGGACAGCCGGCTGCTCATCCAGGTCGAGGACGACGGCCGCGGTGGGGCCCGCCTGGACGGCGGCAGCGGCCTGCGGGGGCTCGCCGACCGGCTGGACGCGGTGGACGGCCTGTTCGTCATCGACTCGCCGCAGGGCGGACCGACCGTGGTGACGGCCGAGCTGCCGTGGCGGGACCGGCCCGCGGGCGAGAAGTAG
- a CDS encoding NADH-quinone oxidoreductase subunit A → MREPTVAVAADYFQSYSVVGLLAVVGVLFVAVAFGAGRLLRPVVPTPEKLLTYECGVDPVGEGWAHTQVRYYVYAFLYVIFAVDSIFLFPWATVFAAPGYGATTLVEMFVFLGFLTVGLLYAYKKGVLAWT, encoded by the coding sequence GTGCGGGAACCGACCGTCGCGGTCGCGGCGGACTACTTCCAGTCGTACTCGGTCGTCGGGCTGCTCGCCGTCGTCGGCGTGCTGTTCGTCGCCGTGGCCTTCGGCGCCGGCCGGCTGCTGCGACCGGTGGTCCCCACCCCCGAGAAGCTCCTGACGTACGAGTGCGGAGTCGACCCCGTCGGCGAGGGCTGGGCCCACACCCAGGTCCGCTACTACGTCTACGCCTTCCTCTACGTCATCTTCGCCGTCGACTCGATCTTCCTGTTCCCCTGGGCGACGGTCTTCGCCGCCCCCGGTTACGGCGCGACGACCCTGGTCGAGATGTTCGTCTTCCTCGGCTTCCTGACCGTCGGCCTGCTCTACGCGTACAAGAAGGGCGTTCTGGCATGGACGTGA
- a CDS encoding sensor histidine kinase: MATDYDYGQDYGSGHGSGFGYSGYSGERRHRLPAGLRAPFEARSWREFGYVLLGLPIGILLFVFAVTLLSLGAGLLVTFLGIPVLAAGLAGCRGFAALERARARGMLGLEVADPEPLRMRKSGVMAWMGAVLKSGTSWRTLLYAVLQFPWRVFSFVVALNFWAYGWALLTYPLWFWVFPVYVGQGGLQLYGDAHHSVYLDNPFEITVTALVGLLFTLATPWIVRALTTVDRLLVHGLLGPSRLSARVVELESDRGVVVDTAAADLRRIERDLHDGAQARLVALAMDLGLAKEKLTEDPQAAARMVDEAHGEVKTALQELRDLARGIHPAVLTDRGLDAALSAVASRCTVPVQVEVDLTERPAPAIEGIAYFTVSELLQNISKHSRATWAAVDVWRVEDRLMVQVVDNGVGGADASGGSGLGGLAERLDAVDGILVVDSPAGGPTRVTAELPWRGERALG, translated from the coding sequence ATGGCCACGGACTACGACTACGGGCAGGACTACGGATCGGGTCACGGATCCGGGTTCGGGTACTCCGGGTACTCCGGTGAGCGGCGGCATCGGCTGCCGGCCGGACTGCGGGCGCCGTTCGAGGCGCGCAGCTGGCGCGAGTTCGGGTATGTGCTGCTCGGCCTGCCGATCGGCATCCTGCTCTTCGTCTTCGCGGTCACCCTGCTGTCGCTGGGGGCGGGGCTCCTGGTCACCTTCCTGGGGATTCCGGTGCTGGCGGCGGGGCTCGCCGGGTGCAGGGGGTTCGCGGCGCTGGAGCGGGCACGGGCCCGCGGGATGCTGGGGCTGGAGGTGGCCGACCCCGAGCCGCTGCGGATGAGGAAGTCCGGGGTGATGGCCTGGATGGGGGCGGTGCTGAAGAGCGGCACGTCGTGGCGGACGTTGCTGTACGCGGTGCTGCAGTTCCCCTGGCGGGTGTTCTCGTTCGTGGTCGCCCTCAACTTCTGGGCGTACGGGTGGGCGTTGCTGACGTATCCGCTGTGGTTCTGGGTCTTCCCCGTGTACGTCGGCCAGGGCGGCCTCCAGCTGTACGGCGACGCACACCACTCGGTCTATCTCGACAACCCCTTCGAGATCACCGTCACGGCGTTGGTGGGGCTGTTGTTCACGCTGGCGACGCCGTGGATCGTGCGGGCGCTGACGACGGTGGACCGGCTGCTGGTGCACGGGCTGCTCGGGCCGTCGCGGTTGTCGGCGCGGGTGGTGGAGCTGGAGTCCGACCGGGGTGTCGTGGTCGATACGGCGGCCGCGGATCTGCGGCGCATCGAACGCGACCTGCATGACGGCGCCCAGGCCCGGCTGGTGGCGCTGGCCATGGATCTGGGGCTGGCGAAGGAGAAGCTGACCGAGGACCCGCAGGCGGCGGCGCGCATGGTGGACGAGGCGCACGGCGAGGTGAAGACGGCGCTGCAGGAGCTGCGGGACCTGGCGCGGGGGATTCATCCGGCGGTGCTGACGGACCGGGGGCTGGACGCGGCGCTGTCGGCGGTGGCCTCGCGGTGCACCGTGCCGGTGCAGGTGGAGGTGGATCTCACTGAGCGGCCGGCGCCCGCCATCGAGGGCATCGCCTACTTCACGGTGTCGGAGCTGCTGCAGAACATCAGCAAGCACTCGCGGGCCACCTGGGCGGCGGTGGACGTGTGGCGGGTGGAGGACCGGCTGATGGTCCAGGTCGTGGACAACGGTGTGGGGGGCGCGGACGCCTCCGGCGGGTCGGGGCTGGGAGGGCTCGCGGAGCGGTTGGACGCCGTGGACGGGATTCTGGTCGTGGACTCGCCGGCCGGCGGGCCGACGCGGGTGACCGCGGAGCTGCCGTGGCGGGGAGAGCGGGCGCTGGGCTGA
- the nuoK gene encoding NADH-quinone oxidoreductase subunit NuoK — translation MHLAYPAVLAALLFCTGLYGVLARRNAILVLMSVELMLNAVNLNLVAFDVWLSKAARETLHSGQALTLFTIAIAAAEIGIGLAIVLAVHRNRGTSDIDKLRDTAEGHETVGPDSDVLTAGPADGAGKAEATA, via the coding sequence ATGCACCTCGCCTATCCCGCGGTCCTGGCCGCCCTCCTCTTCTGCACGGGCCTGTACGGAGTCCTCGCCCGTCGCAACGCCATCCTTGTCCTGATGTCGGTCGAGCTGATGCTCAACGCCGTCAACCTGAACCTGGTCGCCTTCGACGTATGGCTCAGCAAGGCCGCCCGCGAGACGCTGCACTCCGGTCAGGCCCTGACCCTGTTCACCATCGCCATCGCCGCCGCCGAGATCGGCATCGGCCTGGCGATCGTCCTCGCCGTCCACCGCAACCGCGGCACCTCCGACATCGACAAGCTCCGCGACACCGCCGAGGGCCACGAGACGGTCGGCCCCGACAGCGACGTCCTCACGGCCGGGCCGGCCGACGGGGCCGGGAAGGCCGAGGCCACCGCGTGA
- a CDS encoding NADH-quinone oxidoreductase subunit C: MTTVGWLPAPVEELFGTDATAEESYEVLTVDVPPSSWLTALETARDRLTCTYFDWLSAVDEPGTGFRVAAHVVALSPVRRLLLRTTVPHEAPALPSAVGVYAGAAWHERETHEMFGVDFEGHPALDHLLLPETFEGHPLRKDFVLAARVAKAWPGAKEPGESEHGGPKRRQMLPPGVPDPNEWGPLKGQLPPAPARPTRAPARAAGERPARAAGERPVRAAGERPVRAAGERPARRMRSAAEGSASQAGGDPEAGAVADTGAASAAAGGGAPGARPRRARSAAQGSVSQTAAGAENAGGRAASTGEGSATTADEARAPADAAQAAADVARTAADASDVAADAPRTTPSPKPATTPRSPDAPWHHARPAFEEPDSTQPPSPEPAAQRDTDSALNPDPDSVPQPGPDSVPPSESAPDPEDRTPDTRSPEDPEGGKQ; the protein is encoded by the coding sequence ATGACCACGGTCGGCTGGCTCCCGGCCCCCGTCGAGGAGCTGTTCGGTACGGACGCCACGGCCGAGGAGTCCTACGAGGTCCTGACGGTCGACGTGCCGCCCTCCTCCTGGCTCACCGCGCTGGAAACGGCCCGTGACCGCCTCACCTGCACCTACTTCGACTGGCTGAGCGCCGTCGACGAACCGGGCACGGGTTTCCGCGTCGCGGCACACGTCGTCGCCCTCTCCCCGGTCCGCCGCCTGCTCCTGCGCACGACCGTTCCGCACGAGGCCCCGGCCCTGCCCTCCGCCGTCGGCGTGTACGCGGGCGCGGCCTGGCACGAGCGCGAGACCCACGAGATGTTCGGCGTCGACTTCGAGGGCCACCCCGCCCTTGACCACCTCCTCCTCCCGGAGACCTTCGAAGGCCACCCCCTGCGCAAGGACTTCGTCCTCGCCGCCCGCGTCGCCAAGGCCTGGCCCGGCGCCAAGGAACCCGGCGAGTCCGAGCACGGCGGCCCCAAGCGCCGCCAGATGCTCCCCCCGGGAGTCCCGGACCCCAACGAATGGGGCCCCCTGAAGGGCCAACTCCCCCCTGCCCCCGCCCGCCCGACGAGGGCCCCGGCCCGCGCGGCGGGTGAGCGTCCGGCCCGCGCGGCGGGTGAGCGTCCGGTCCGTGCGGCGGGTGAGCGTCCGGTCCGTGCGGCGGGTGAGCGTCCGGCTCGGCGCATGCGGTCGGCTGCGGAGGGGTCGGCGAGCCAGGCCGGAGGGGACCCGGAGGCCGGTGCGGTCGCGGACACCGGTGCGGCTTCGGCCGCGGCCGGCGGCGGCGCGCCCGGGGCACGGCCGCGGCGTGCGCGCTCTGCCGCACAGGGGTCCGTGAGCCAGACGGCGGCGGGCGCGGAGAACGCGGGCGGTCGTGCGGCGTCCACGGGTGAGGGGTCGGCGACCACGGCTGACGAGGCCCGTGCTCCGGCGGACGCTGCACAGGCCGCGGCTGACGTGGCCCGCACTGCGGCCGACGCGTCCGACGTCGCGGCCGATGCGCCCCGGACCACGCCGTCGCCGAAGCCCGCTACCACCCCTCGCAGCCCGGACGCCCCCTGGCATCACGCTCGCCCGGCCTTCGAGGAGCCCGACTCCACGCAACCCCCGAGCCCCGAGCCCGCCGCGCAACGCGACACGGACTCCGCCTTGAACCCGGACCCGGACTCCGTCCCGCAACCGGGCCCGGACTCCGTCCCGCCGTCCGAATCCGCCCCGGACCCCGAGGACCGCACCCCCGACACCCGAAGCCCGGAAGACCCCGAAGGAGGCAAGCAGTGA
- a CDS encoding NADH-quinone oxidoreductase subunit I codes for MSPIPGSGLAKGLAVTLRTMTKKSVTEQYPDAQPDLPPRTRGVIGLFEENCTVCMLCARECPDWCIYIDSHKETVPAAAPGGRERSRNVLDRFAIDFSLCMYCGICIEVCPFDALFWSPEFEYAETDIRELTHERDKLREWMWTVPAPPALDPGAEEPKEIAAARKTAEKLAAARTEPTEPQGGQP; via the coding sequence ATGTCCCCCATTCCCGGCTCCGGCCTGGCCAAGGGCCTGGCCGTCACCCTCCGCACCATGACGAAGAAGTCGGTCACCGAGCAGTACCCGGACGCCCAGCCCGACCTCCCGCCCCGCACCCGCGGTGTCATCGGTCTGTTCGAGGAGAACTGCACGGTCTGCATGCTGTGCGCCCGGGAGTGCCCGGACTGGTGCATCTACATCGACTCCCACAAGGAGACGGTCCCGGCGGCGGCCCCCGGCGGCCGTGAGCGCAGCCGCAACGTCCTCGACCGCTTCGCCATCGACTTCTCCCTGTGCATGTACTGCGGTATCTGCATCGAGGTCTGTCCTTTCGACGCCCTGTTCTGGTCCCCGGAGTTCGAGTACGCCGAGACCGACATCCGCGAACTCACCCACGAGCGCGACAAGCTCCGCGAGTGGATGTGGACGGTGCCGGCCCCGCCCGCCCTCGACCCCGGCGCGGAGGAACCGAAGGAGATCGCCGCCGCCCGCAAGACCGCCGAGAAGCTCGCGGCGGCACGGACGGAGCCGACCGAGCCGCAGGGAGGACAGCCGTGA
- a CDS encoding NADH-quinone oxidoreductase subunit B produces the protein MDVTPDTDTTDGQPVLLPEPKRLGALARLAPEPMKVVLNWGRRYSLWVFNFGLACCAIEFIAASMARHDFIRLGVIPFAPGPRQADLMVVSGTVTDKMAPAVKRLYEQMPEPKYVISFGACSNCGGPYWDSYSVTKGVDQIIPVDVYVPGCPPRPEALLQGILKLQEKIARESLGERYGNGTTRPTAAALQSGLVRPPAPATDGGDAAGAGEAGPAGRGIESGEAGEEGGR, from the coding sequence ATGGACGTGACGCCAGACACCGACACCACCGACGGGCAGCCGGTCCTGCTGCCGGAGCCGAAGAGGCTCGGCGCCCTCGCCCGCCTCGCCCCGGAGCCGATGAAGGTGGTCCTGAACTGGGGCCGCCGCTACTCCCTCTGGGTCTTCAACTTCGGCCTGGCCTGCTGCGCGATCGAGTTCATCGCCGCCTCGATGGCCCGCCACGACTTCATCCGCCTCGGCGTCATCCCCTTCGCCCCGGGGCCGCGCCAGGCCGACCTGATGGTCGTCTCCGGCACGGTGACGGACAAGATGGCGCCTGCCGTGAAGCGCCTGTACGAGCAGATGCCGGAACCGAAGTACGTCATCTCCTTCGGCGCCTGCTCCAACTGCGGCGGCCCCTACTGGGACTCCTACTCCGTCACCAAGGGCGTCGACCAGATCATCCCGGTCGACGTCTACGTCCCCGGCTGCCCGCCCCGCCCCGAAGCCCTCCTCCAGGGCATCCTCAAGCTCCAGGAGAAGATCGCCCGCGAGTCCCTGGGGGAGCGGTACGGCAACGGCACGACGCGCCCGACGGCGGCCGCCCTGCAGAGCGGCCTGGTGAGGCCGCCGGCTCCTGCGACGGACGGCGGTGACGCGGCCGGCGCCGGCGAGGCCGGCCCGGCCGGCAGGGGCATCGAGAGTGGCGAGGCCGGCGAGGAGGGCGGGCGATGA